Proteins from a single region of Allofrancisella inopinata:
- a CDS encoding IS110 family transposase: MYHNFIGIDISKNDFVVAIHAKKKTFKYLNNLTGFDELLSDHPILKDNSFVVLETTGGYEKALLEYLIAKNIVVHRANTRVVKHFIRSTGQLLELRTFGKKLKRKS, encoded by the coding sequence ATGTATCATAATTTTATCGGTATTGATATATCAAAGAATGATTTTGTAGTAGCAATTCATGCTAAGAAAAAGACTTTTAAATATCTTAATAACTTAACTGGTTTTGATGAGCTTTTATCAGATCATCCTATACTCAAGGATAATTCTTTTGTAGTTCTTGAAACTACTGGAGGCTATGAAAAAGCTTTACTTGAATATTTAATAGCTAAGAATATAGTTGTTCACAGAGCTAATACTAGAGTAGTTAAACATTTTATTCGCTCTACAGGTCAATTACTGGAGTTACGGACTTTTGGGAAAAAGTTAAAGCGAAAAAGTTAA
- a CDS encoding leucine-rich repeat domain-containing protein: MEEYKIKKIINNINHMLKLGRNSLDLSNYNLYNVDIKQIFNKIEYPNLVTSLNLKGNKIITNGTFEIANTLSNLEALNLSGNKIGDDGLGHITYRLKQMKHLTLSDCDITDKGAKEIANNLKKLEHLNLEHNEIGIEGVRDIFTNLKNLNSIDFSHNTWLKTGIEMSDGKEMAQAIGSYLPASSKTSMTTLKISGYPEGMRNVIIKIVSCLPNIKHLHLSGNNIGDEEVELIVGKLTGLESLDVSNNRITDKGVGDIVSSLPSLKILNLNYNKITDKGVESIVSKMKSLESLKLCGNKISNLSIADSHAFRLSKLKSLDISGYEISYSLAYVIGQYLNLRSLYLSNCEIIDIDWLLNLSALESLDLSNSKTIDYSRVEKLTQRLPNLKYLNISNCIHIDSEILTHLRRKYGEKNLIIKG; the protein is encoded by the coding sequence ATGGAAGAATATAAAATTAAAAAAATTATTAATAATATTAATCACATGCTAAAACTTGGTCGTAATAGTTTAGACTTATCTAATTATAATCTATATAATGTAGATATTAAACAAATATTTAATAAGATTGAATATCCAAATTTAGTAACCTCGCTTAATCTTAAAGGTAACAAAATTATAACGAATGGAACTTTTGAAATTGCTAACACTCTAAGTAATTTGGAAGCATTAAATTTGTCTGGTAATAAGATTGGGGATGATGGTTTAGGGCATATAACTTACCGTTTAAAGCAAATGAAACACTTAACTCTCTCAGATTGTGACATTACTGACAAAGGGGCAAAGGAAATTGCTAACAACTTAAAAAAGTTGGAACACCTTAATCTTGAGCATAATGAAATAGGAATTGAAGGTGTTCGAGATATTTTTACGAATTTAAAAAATTTGAACTCGATAGATTTTTCACATAATACTTGGTTAAAAACTGGGATAGAAATGTCTGATGGAAAAGAAATGGCTCAAGCTATTGGATCTTATTTACCAGCAAGCTCAAAAACCTCAATGACGACTCTAAAAATTTCAGGCTATCCTGAAGGCATGAGAAATGTAATCATAAAGATTGTATCTTGCTTACCCAACATAAAACACTTACACTTGTCTGGTAATAATATTGGTGATGAAGAAGTAGAACTTATTGTTGGTAAACTAACAGGTTTGGAGTCATTGGATGTTTCGAATAATAGAATCACAGATAAAGGAGTGGGAGACATTGTCTCAAGTTTGCCAAGCTTGAAAATATTAAATTTAAATTACAATAAAATCACAGATAAAGGAGTGGAATCCATTGTCTCAAAGATGAAAAGCTTGGAGTCATTAAAATTATGTGGCAATAAAATAAGTAACCTATCTATAGCTGATAGCCACGCTTTCAGACTGAGCAAATTGAAGTCTCTAGATATTTCAGGTTATGAAATTTCTTATTCTTTAGCATATGTGATTGGCCAATACTTAAATTTAAGGTCACTATACCTTTCTAATTGTGAAATAATTGATATTGATTGGCTACTAAATTTATCAGCTCTGGAATCGCTGGATCTTTCAAATAGTAAAACCATAGACTATTCGCGTGTGGAGAAGCTTACGCAAAGGTTACCAAATTTGAAATACTTAAATATTTCAAATTGTATACATATTGATAGTGAAATATTAACACACTTACGTAGAAAGTATGGTGAAAAAAACTTAATTATAAAAGGATAG
- the ettA gene encoding energy-dependent translational throttle protein EttA: MAEKYIYSMHRVGKVVPPNKYILKDISLSFFDGAKIGVLGLNGSGKSTLLKIMAGLDTEIVGEAAPRKGVKIGYLPQEPKLDHTKDVRGNVEEALSHLKDMLTRFDEISMKFCEPMSDDEMAKLLEEQGELQNAIDTAGAWEIDRKLEVAAEALRLPPWDADVTKLSGGEARRVALCKLLLSAPDILLLDEPTNHLDAESVAWLEKFLAEYKGTVVAVTHDRYFLDNVAEWILELDRGEGIPFKGNYSQWLEQKQKRLEMEEKRESSHQKALKEELEWVRQNAKGRQAKSKARLAKFDELSSQEFQKRNETQELYIPPGERLGNNVIKVKDLVKSFDDKLLIDGLDMDVYPGSIVGIIGANGAGKSTFFKMLTDKETPDAGNITIGETVNLAYVDQSRDALDDSKTVWEEISDGLDVITVGKFTIPSRQYVGRFNFKGADQQKYISQLSGGERNRVHLAKLLRSGGNVILLDEPTNDLDVETLRALEEAILAFPGCIMVISHDRWFLNRIATHMLAFEGNSEVVWFEGNYDAYIEDKKRRLGDKYDAITKIKYKRISVG, translated from the coding sequence ATGGCTGAAAAATATATATACTCAATGCATAGGGTCGGCAAAGTTGTGCCGCCTAATAAATATATACTCAAAGATATCTCGCTATCTTTTTTTGATGGTGCAAAGATTGGGGTGCTTGGTTTAAACGGCTCAGGTAAATCTACCCTACTTAAAATTATGGCTGGCCTTGACACTGAAATAGTGGGCGAAGCAGCTCCACGTAAAGGAGTTAAAATTGGTTACCTACCACAGGAGCCAAAACTAGATCATACTAAAGATGTCCGTGGTAATGTTGAAGAAGCCCTTTCCCACTTAAAAGATATGCTTACTAGATTTGATGAAATTAGTATGAAGTTCTGTGAGCCAATGTCTGATGATGAAATGGCAAAACTCCTTGAAGAACAAGGAGAGTTACAAAATGCTATAGATACCGCTGGTGCTTGGGAGATAGACCGTAAGCTTGAAGTAGCTGCGGAAGCTTTACGTTTACCGCCTTGGGATGCTGATGTTACTAAATTATCTGGAGGTGAGGCTCGTCGCGTAGCTTTATGTAAATTATTATTATCTGCTCCTGATATTCTACTTCTAGATGAGCCTACTAACCACTTAGATGCAGAGTCTGTAGCATGGCTTGAGAAATTCCTAGCAGAATACAAAGGTACTGTTGTAGCTGTTACGCACGATAGATATTTCTTAGATAATGTTGCTGAATGGATTTTAGAGCTAGATCGTGGTGAAGGTATACCATTTAAAGGTAATTACTCACAATGGCTTGAGCAAAAACAAAAACGCTTAGAAATGGAAGAAAAGCGTGAATCATCCCACCAAAAAGCACTAAAAGAAGAGTTAGAGTGGGTGCGTCAAAACGCTAAAGGCCGCCAAGCAAAATCAAAAGCAAGACTTGCAAAATTTGATGAATTAAGCTCGCAAGAGTTCCAAAAGCGTAATGAAACTCAAGAGCTATATATTCCACCTGGAGAACGTTTAGGAAATAATGTAATTAAGGTTAAAGATCTTGTTAAATCATTTGATGATAAATTACTAATCGATGGTCTTGATATGGATGTCTATCCTGGCTCGATTGTTGGAATCATTGGGGCTAATGGTGCTGGTAAATCGACTTTCTTTAAAATGCTAACAGACAAAGAAACTCCAGATGCTGGAAATATCACAATTGGTGAAACTGTAAATCTAGCATATGTAGATCAATCTCGCGATGCTCTAGATGATAGCAAAACTGTGTGGGAAGAGATCTCAGATGGTTTAGATGTAATCACAGTGGGTAAATTTACAATCCCATCACGTCAGTATGTAGGTAGATTTAATTTTAAAGGTGCAGACCAGCAGAAATATATTTCTCAATTATCTGGTGGTGAGAGAAACCGTGTTCATCTAGCCAAGCTATTAAGAAGTGGTGGTAATGTAATATTGCTTGATGAACCGACAAACGATCTAGATGTAGAAACTTTAAGAGCTCTAGAAGAAGCTATTTTAGCATTCCCTGGTTGTATTATGGTTATCTCACATGATAGATGGTTTTTAAATCGTATTGCTACACATATGCTTGCTTTTGAAGGCAATAGTGAAGTAGTATGGTTTGAAGGTAACTATGATGCTTATATCGAAGATAAAAAACGCCGTCTTGGCGATAAGTATGATGCTATTACTAAAATTAAATACAAGAGAATTTCTGTTGGCTAA
- a CDS encoding IS701 family transposase, producing the protein MKQRELANLYTEYLLCQNSQASATMCSSMLDELVKHDSFSRMLKVGSYESKYVWLKGKSILNAYKDKPKILSIDNTISPKSDSMVNEVVNWFYDHSVGRAVKGINLISALIHVGDANIPVGFEVQTKENFVVEKDKAGMERLKRKARYTINELARKLILKIIKNFSSFDYIVADRYFASKTNLKFFNKHKLSYVIGIANNRLVAKSKANALAGNYCRLDELGLLENEAMKIYLKDIKYSLVVTRQVFKNGDNSTGEIYLITNDLNLESNHIEDIYQKRWNIEVYHRSIKQNASLAKSPTSVITTQLNHIGLSIGAFIELEKLKLASNKNHYALKRKMLIAANQASHREIIKMKKILKMTA; encoded by the coding sequence ATGAAACAACGTGAATTAGCCAATCTATATACTGAATATTTATTATGTCAAAACTCCCAAGCAAGTGCGACAATGTGTTCAAGTATGTTAGATGAACTAGTAAAGCATGATAGTTTTTCTCGGATGTTAAAAGTTGGTAGTTATGAAAGTAAATATGTCTGGTTAAAAGGTAAAAGTATTTTAAACGCCTACAAAGATAAGCCAAAGATATTATCTATAGACAATACAATAAGTCCTAAATCTGATAGTATGGTCAATGAGGTAGTAAACTGGTTTTATGATCATTCTGTAGGTAGAGCAGTTAAAGGCATCAATCTTATTAGTGCTTTAATCCACGTTGGAGATGCTAATATTCCTGTAGGCTTTGAAGTACAAACTAAGGAAAACTTTGTAGTAGAAAAAGATAAAGCAGGTATGGAGCGCTTAAAGCGTAAAGCACGCTACACAATTAATGAACTGGCAAGAAAACTGATATTGAAAATTATTAAGAATTTCTCTAGTTTTGATTATATAGTAGCTGATAGATATTTTGCTTCTAAAACTAATTTGAAATTCTTTAACAAACATAAACTCTCGTATGTAATAGGTATAGCAAATAATCGTTTAGTTGCTAAGAGTAAAGCTAATGCTCTTGCTGGTAACTACTGTAGGTTAGATGAATTAGGATTGCTAGAAAATGAGGCTATGAAAATTTATTTAAAAGATATAAAATATAGTCTTGTGGTTACTCGCCAAGTCTTCAAAAACGGGGACAATTCAACAGGTGAGATTTATTTAATTACTAATGATCTAAACCTAGAGAGTAACCACATAGAAGATATCTATCAAAAAAGATGGAATATAGAAGTTTATCATCGAAGTATAAAACAAAACGCTAGTCTTGCTAAATCACCTACATCTGTAATTACTACTCAGCTTAACCATATAGGTTTATCTATAGGTGCATTTATTGAACTTGAAAAACTAAAACTTGCTTCAAATAAAAATCACTATGCGTTGAAAAGGAAAATGTTAATCGCCGCCAATCAAGCGAGTCATAGGGAAATTATAAAAATGAAAAAAATACTCAAAATGACTGCTTAA
- a CDS encoding NAD(P)-dependent oxidoreductase: MKVARVPAYSPFSVAEHTLALLLCLNRKIHKAYNRVKESNFNIEGLEGFDIHQKTIGIIGFGNIGKAFGQIMSGFGGEILVYDPFINKKDIPVYAKLVDLNTIFKEADVISLHCPLNEDTKYIIDQKALSLIKTSAFIINTSRGALIDTQVTIKALKSKSIAGLAIDVYEYEKDIFFRDMSGEIINDEIFERLLTFPNVLVTAHQAFLTKEALEEIANTTLNNAVLMEKSKSNLNFL; encoded by the coding sequence ATAAAAGTTGCCAGAGTACCAGCATATTCACCATTTTCAGTTGCTGAACATACTTTAGCTCTTTTATTATGCTTAAATCGTAAGATACATAAGGCTTATAATAGAGTCAAAGAAAGTAATTTTAATATAGAGGGGTTAGAAGGTTTTGATATTCATCAAAAAACTATAGGAATAATAGGTTTCGGTAATATTGGTAAAGCTTTTGGTCAAATTATGTCTGGATTTGGTGGAGAAATTTTAGTGTATGATCCTTTTATAAACAAAAAGGATATACCTGTATATGCTAAGTTAGTAGATTTGAATACTATATTTAAGGAAGCTGATGTTATAAGCTTACATTGCCCTCTAAATGAGGATACTAAATATATAATTGACCAAAAAGCTCTTAGTTTAATAAAAACTTCGGCATTTATAATCAACACAAGTCGTGGAGCATTAATTGATACTCAAGTTACCATCAAAGCTCTTAAATCTAAATCCATAGCTGGTTTAGCTATAGATGTTTATGAGTATGAAAAAGATATTTTCTTTAGAGATATGTCTGGAGAAATCATTAATGATGAAATCTTTGAAAGGCTTCTCACATTTCCAAATGTTTTAGTAACTGCTCACCAAGCTTTTTTAACTAAAGAAGCACTTGAAGAGATTGCAAATACAACTTTAAATAATGCTGTCTTAATGGAGAAATCAAAAAGTAATTTAAACTTTTTATAA